One segment of Nyctibius grandis isolate bNycGra1 chromosome 11, bNycGra1.pri, whole genome shotgun sequence DNA contains the following:
- the IDH3A gene encoding isocitrate dehydrogenase [NAD] subunit alpha, mitochondrial, whose amino-acid sequence MAAAVWMPTVSRLLGAFKNQKQVTRSFGNALQTVTLIPGDGIGPEISAAVMKIFDAAKAPIQWEERNVTAIQGPGGKWMIPPDAKESMDKNKMGLKGPLKTPIAAGHPSMNLLLRKTFDLYANVRPCVSIEGYKTPYTDVNIVTIRENTEGEYSGIEHVIVEGVVQSIKLITEEASKRIAEFAFEYARNNQRSHVTAVHKANIMRMSDGLFLRKCREAAENCKDIKFNEMYLDTVCLNMVQDPSQFDVLVMPNLYGDILSDLCAGLIGGLGVTPSGNIGANGVAIFESVHGTAPDIAGKDLANPTALLLSAVMMLRHMGLHKHATKIETACFNTIKDGKVLTKDLGGSAKCSEFTEEICRRVRDTD is encoded by the exons ATGGCTGCAGCCGTGTGGATGCCTACG GTTTCTCGATTGCTAGGTGCtttcaaaaaccaaaaacagGTGACCAGAAGTTTTGGTAATGCT CTACAAACAGTAACTTTAATCCCAGGAGATGGCATAGGACCTgaaatttctgctgctgtcatgAAGATCTTTGATGCTGCCAAA GCTCCTATTCAGTGGGAAGAGAGGAATGTTACAGCTATCCAAGGACCAGGAGGGAAGTGGATGATACCTCCAGATGCCAAAGAATCCATGGATAAAAACAAAATGGGATTAAAAG ggCCTTTAAAGACCCCAATTGCTGCAGGGCACCCATCAATGAATCTGCTTCTGCGTAAAACCTTTGACCTTTATGCAAATGTGCGTCCGTGTGTCTCAATTGAAGGGTACAAAACCCCATATACAGATGTGAACATTGTCACAATTCGAGAGAACACGGAAGGCGAATACAGTGGAATTGAGCATGTG ATTGTTGAAGGTGTTGTGCAAAGTATCAAGCTGATCACAGAAGAAGCTAGCAAGCGTATTGCAGAATTTGCTTTTGAGTATGCCAGAAATAATCAGAGAAGCCACGTTACTGCTGTGCACAAGGCAAATATTAT GAGAATGTCTGATGGGCTTTTCTTGAGAAAatgcagggaggcagcagaaaactgtaaagatattaaatttaatgaaatgtatcTGGATACTGTGTGTCTGAAT ATGGTTCAAGATCCATCACAATTTGATGTGCTTGTTATGCCAAACTTGTATGGTGACATCCTCAG tgactTGTGTGCTGGACTGATTGGGGGTCTTGGAGTAACACCAAGTGGAAATATTGGTGCTAATGGAGTTGCCATTTTTGAATCA gttCATGGAACGGCACCAGACATTGCAGGAAAAGACTTGGCAAATCCAACTGCCCTTCTTCTGAGTGCTGTAATGATGTTGCGTCACATGGGACTACACAAACATGCCACAAAAATTGAGACAGCTTGCTTCAATACAATTAAAGATGGAAAG gTCTTGACAAAAGACTTGGGAGGTAGTGCCAAGTGTTCGGAATTCACAGAGGAGATCTGCCGCAGAGTACGGGACACAGACTAA